From one Rhizobium leguminosarum genomic stretch:
- the cyoB gene encoding cytochrome o ubiquinol oxidase subunit I, which produces MFSNPDLLKFVFGRLTLDAIPYHEPILVVTFIGVVIGAIAVLGLISYFKFWGPLWNDWICSVDHKKIGIMYVILAVIMLLRGFSDAILMRVQQAIAFNGSEGYLPPHHYDQVFTAHGVIMIFFVAMPFVTGLMNFVVPLQIGARDVSFPFLNNFSFWMTTAGAIIIMLSLFIGEFAQTGWLAYPPLSGAAYSPGVGVDYYIWGLQVAGVGTTLSGINLIATIVKMRAPGMTFMKMPVFTWTALCTNVLIVASFPILTATLALLSLDRYAGTNFFTNDLGGNPMMYINLIWIWGHPEVYILVLPAFGIFSEVVATFSGKRLFGYASMVYATCVIMILSYIVWLHHFFTMGSGASVNSFFGITTMIISIPTGAKIFNWLFTMYRGRIRFEVPMLWTVGFMVTFVIGGMTGVMLAVPPADFVLHNSLFLIAHFHNVIIGGVLFGMFAGVNYWFPKAFGFKLDPFWGKMSFWFWQIGFWFAFMPLYVLGLMGVTRRMNQFDDPSLQIWFIIAAFGVGLIALGIAAFLIQIVVSFMKREELRDDSGDPWDGRTLEWSTSSPPPDYNFAFTPVVHDHDSWYDMKNRGYGRPLEGFRPIHMPKNTGTGAILSGISVALAFGLIWYMWWLVVLSFVGLLVVAIGHTFNYRRDFYIPTEEVTETEGKRTALLAEQV; this is translated from the coding sequence ATGTTTTCCAATCCTGACCTCCTGAAGTTCGTCTTCGGCCGGTTGACCCTCGATGCCATCCCCTATCACGAGCCGATCCTGGTCGTGACCTTCATCGGCGTCGTCATCGGCGCCATCGCGGTGCTTGGCCTCATCAGCTATTTCAAGTTCTGGGGTCCGCTCTGGAACGACTGGATCTGCAGCGTCGATCACAAGAAGATCGGCATCATGTATGTCATCCTCGCCGTCATCATGCTGCTGCGCGGCTTCTCCGACGCCATCCTGATGCGTGTGCAGCAGGCGATCGCCTTTAATGGTTCGGAGGGCTATCTGCCGCCGCACCATTACGATCAGGTGTTCACCGCCCACGGCGTCATCATGATCTTCTTCGTGGCGATGCCCTTCGTCACCGGCTTGATGAACTTCGTGGTGCCGCTGCAGATCGGCGCGCGCGACGTCTCCTTCCCCTTCCTCAACAACTTCTCCTTCTGGATGACCACCGCCGGCGCGATCATCATCATGCTGTCGCTGTTCATCGGCGAATTCGCCCAGACCGGCTGGCTCGCCTATCCGCCGCTGTCGGGCGCCGCCTACAGTCCGGGCGTCGGCGTCGACTATTACATCTGGGGTCTGCAGGTGGCCGGCGTCGGAACGACGCTGTCGGGCATCAACCTGATCGCCACCATCGTCAAGATGCGCGCGCCCGGCATGACCTTCATGAAGATGCCGGTCTTCACCTGGACGGCGCTCTGCACCAACGTGCTGATCGTCGCCTCCTTCCCGATCCTGACGGCAACGCTCGCCCTGCTGTCGCTCGACCGCTACGCCGGCACGAACTTCTTCACCAACGACCTCGGCGGCAATCCGATGATGTACATCAACCTCATCTGGATCTGGGGCCATCCGGAGGTCTACATTCTGGTGCTGCCGGCCTTCGGCATCTTCTCGGAAGTCGTCGCCACCTTCTCGGGAAAACGCCTCTTCGGCTACGCCTCGATGGTCTACGCGACCTGCGTGATCATGATCCTGTCCTACATCGTCTGGCTGCACCACTTCTTCACGATGGGCTCGGGTGCTTCCGTCAACTCCTTCTTCGGCATCACCACGATGATCATCTCGATCCCGACCGGGGCGAAGATCTTCAACTGGCTGTTCACCATGTATCGTGGCCGCATCCGCTTTGAGGTGCCGATGCTGTGGACGGTCGGCTTTATGGTGACCTTCGTCATCGGCGGCATGACCGGCGTCATGCTTGCCGTGCCGCCGGCCGATTTCGTGCTGCACAATTCGCTGTTCCTCATCGCCCACTTCCACAATGTCATCATCGGCGGCGTTCTCTTCGGCATGTTCGCCGGCGTGAACTACTGGTTCCCGAAGGCCTTCGGCTTCAAGCTCGATCCCTTCTGGGGCAAGATGAGCTTCTGGTTCTGGCAGATCGGCTTCTGGTTCGCCTTCATGCCGCTCTATGTGCTCGGCCTGATGGGCGTCACCCGCCGCATGAACCAGTTCGATGACCCGTCGCTGCAGATCTGGTTCATCATCGCCGCCTTCGGCGTCGGCCTGATCGCGCTTGGCATTGCCGCCTTCCTGATCCAGATCGTCGTCAGCTTCATGAAGCGCGAGGAACTGCGCGACGACAGCGGCGATCCGTGGGACGGCCGCACGCTGGAATGGTCGACCTCTTCGCCGCCGCCGGATTACAACTTTGCCTTCACGCCCGTCGTCCACGACCATGACAGCTGGTACGACATGAAGAACCGTGGTTATGGGCGTCCGCTGGAAGGCTTCCGGCCGATCCACATGCCGAAGAATACCGGCACCGGCGCCATCCTCTCAGGCATCAGCGTCGCCCTCGCCTTCGGCCTGATCTGGTATATGTGGTGGCTGGTCGTCCTCTCCTTCGTCGGCCTGCTGGTCGTCGCGATCGGCCATACCTTCAACTACCGGCGCGACTTCTATATTCCCACCGAAGAGGTGACCGAAACGGAAGGCAAGCGCACGGCGCTGCTTGCCGAGCAGGTGTAA